A part of Cryptococcus neoformans var. neoformans JEC21 chromosome 4 sequence genomic DNA contains:
- a CDS encoding pheromone alpha, with protein MDAFTAIFTTFTSAATSSSEAPRNQEAHPGGMTLCVIA; from the coding sequence ATGGACGCCTTCACTGccatcttcaccaccttcaCTTCTGCCgccacttcctcttctgaaGCTCCTCGCAACCAGGAGGCCCACCCTGGTGGCATGACCCTTTGTGTCATCGCCTAG